Proteins from a genomic interval of Nocardioides jishulii:
- a CDS encoding acetyl/propionyl/methylcrotonyl-CoA carboxylase subunit alpha, with translation MQKVLIANRGEIAVRVIRAAKDAGIASVAVYAEPDRDALFVRLADEAHALGGSTPAESYLDIEKIVAVAKKSGADSVHPGYGFLAENAQFAQAVLDAGLIWIGPSPEAIDALGDKAKAKHIAQKANAPLAPGTKDPVKDADEVVALAKEFGLPIAIKAVYGGGGRGLKVARTLEEIPELFESATREAVGAFGRGECLVEKFLDRPRHVETQCLADQHGNVVVVSTRDCSLQRRHQKVVEEAPAPFLTEEQVARLYESSKAILKEAGYVGAGTCEFLVAADGTISFLEVNTRLQVEHCVSEEVTGIDLVQEMFRIAAGEELGYDDPEIKGHSIEFRINAEDAGRNFMPAPGTLTEWAPPSGPGVRLDSGYEKGETIPGAFDSLVAKLIVSGKDRTQAIARSKRALSEFKVDGMPTIIPFFEKVLEEPAYVGASNKSGEGSFDVYTTWIETDFVNDIEPYGGEAGEAEEAGERQKVTVEVDGRRLEVVLPAGLGGLGGGATSGGAKKPKRAAKKAGSAATGDSVASPMQGTIVKIAVEEGQEVAEGEVVVVLEAMKMEQPLKAHKAGTVLGLTAVVGATVGNGEVICELKD, from the coding sequence TTGCAGAAGGTCCTCATCGCCAACCGTGGCGAGATTGCCGTCCGCGTCATCCGCGCGGCGAAGGACGCCGGGATCGCCTCCGTCGCGGTCTACGCCGAGCCGGACCGCGACGCGCTCTTCGTGCGCCTGGCCGACGAGGCCCACGCCCTCGGTGGCTCCACCCCCGCCGAGTCCTACCTCGACATCGAGAAGATCGTCGCGGTCGCCAAGAAGTCGGGCGCCGACTCGGTGCACCCCGGCTACGGCTTCCTCGCCGAGAACGCCCAGTTCGCCCAGGCAGTGCTCGACGCCGGGCTGATCTGGATCGGCCCCTCCCCCGAGGCCATCGACGCCCTGGGCGACAAGGCCAAGGCCAAGCACATCGCGCAGAAGGCGAACGCCCCGCTGGCCCCCGGCACCAAGGACCCCGTCAAGGACGCCGACGAGGTCGTCGCGCTCGCGAAGGAGTTCGGCCTCCCGATCGCCATCAAGGCCGTCTACGGCGGCGGCGGCCGCGGCCTCAAGGTCGCCCGCACCCTGGAGGAGATCCCCGAGCTCTTCGAGTCCGCCACCCGTGAGGCCGTCGGCGCCTTCGGTCGCGGCGAGTGCCTGGTCGAGAAGTTCCTCGACCGCCCCCGCCACGTCGAGACCCAGTGCCTGGCCGACCAGCACGGCAACGTGGTCGTCGTCTCCACCCGTGACTGCTCGCTGCAGCGCCGCCACCAGAAGGTCGTCGAGGAGGCCCCCGCGCCGTTCCTGACCGAGGAGCAGGTCGCTCGCCTCTACGAGTCGTCGAAGGCCATCCTCAAGGAGGCCGGCTACGTCGGCGCCGGCACCTGCGAGTTCCTCGTGGCTGCCGACGGCACCATCTCGTTCCTCGAGGTCAACACCCGCCTCCAGGTCGAGCACTGCGTCTCCGAGGAGGTCACCGGCATCGACCTCGTGCAGGAGATGTTCCGCATCGCCGCCGGCGAGGAGCTGGGCTACGACGACCCGGAGATCAAGGGTCACTCGATCGAGTTCCGCATCAACGCCGAGGACGCTGGCCGCAACTTCATGCCGGCCCCGGGCACCCTCACCGAGTGGGCCCCGCCGAGCGGCCCCGGCGTCCGCCTGGACTCCGGCTACGAGAAGGGCGAGACCATCCCGGGCGCCTTCGACTCGCTGGTCGCCAAGCTGATCGTCTCCGGCAAGGACCGCACCCAGGCGATCGCCCGCTCCAAGCGCGCCCTGAGCGAGTTCAAGGTCGACGGCATGCCGACGATCATTCCCTTCTTCGAGAAGGTCCTCGAGGAGCCGGCCTACGTCGGCGCTTCGAACAAGTCCGGTGAGGGCTCGTTCGACGTCTACACCACGTGGATCGAGACCGACTTCGTCAACGACATCGAGCCCTACGGTGGCGAGGCCGGCGAGGCCGAGGAGGCGGGCGAGCGCCAGAAGGTCACCGTCGAGGTCGACGGCCGTCGCCTCGAGGTCGTCCTCCCGGCCGGCCTGGGTGGCCTCGGGGGCGGTGCCACCTCCGGTGGCGCCAAGAAGCCGAAGCGTGCAGCGAAGAAGGCCGGCTCGGCCGCCACCGGCGATTCGGTGGCCTCCCCGATGCAGGGCACCATCGTGAAGATCGCCGTGGAGGAGGGCCAGGAGGTCGCCGAGGGCGAGGTCGTGGTCGTGCTCGAGGCGATGAAGATGGAGCAGCCCCTCAAGGCCCACAAGGCCGGCACCGTGCTCGGCCTCACGGCCGTGGTCGGCGCCACCGTCGGCAACGGCGAGGTCATCTGCGAGCTCAAGGACTGA
- a CDS encoding TetR/AcrR family transcriptional regulator, with amino-acid sequence MPATPAPRRTQAQRRTQAERRDATIGRLLAATVDCLNDRGYAGTTTAAICAEAGVSQGALFRYFPTRLALLVATAEHVAEANVEAFRDLVDSPVADVDQLTRLLGHLREIVLSRSNQTWRELLVAARSDEALREAMLPARQAFQTQMLTTAADLWGDLLPESERAPLLSLVVNFLDGLAFSTLDPTSEPGAPGRTVDAALALLAQMIVHRYVPERPTPQEN; translated from the coding sequence GTGCCAGCAACGCCCGCCCCGCGTCGTACGCAGGCCCAGCGACGCACGCAGGCAGAGCGCCGCGACGCCACGATCGGCCGGCTGCTCGCCGCGACCGTCGACTGCCTGAACGATCGCGGCTACGCGGGCACGACCACGGCGGCGATCTGTGCCGAGGCAGGCGTGAGCCAAGGTGCCCTCTTCCGCTACTTCCCCACCCGTCTCGCGCTCCTGGTCGCCACCGCCGAGCACGTCGCCGAGGCCAACGTCGAGGCCTTCCGCGACCTCGTCGACTCCCCGGTCGCCGACGTCGACCAGCTCACCCGACTTCTCGGCCACCTGCGCGAGATCGTCCTGTCGCGCTCGAACCAGACGTGGCGCGAGCTGCTGGTCGCGGCGCGGTCCGACGAGGCCCTGCGGGAGGCCATGCTGCCCGCCCGGCAGGCGTTCCAGACGCAGATGCTGACCACGGCGGCCGACCTGTGGGGCGACCTCCTGCCGGAGTCGGAGCGCGCTCCCCTGCTCAGCCTCGTCGTCAACTTCCTCGACGGCCTGGCCTTCTCCACGCTCGACCCCACCTCCGAGCCCGGGGCCCCCGGCCGCACCGTCGACGCGGCGCTAGCCCTGCTCGCCCAGATGATCGTCCACCGCTACGTGCCTGAGCGCCCGACCCCACAGGAGAACTGA